In Variovorax sp. J2L1-78, the following are encoded in one genomic region:
- a CDS encoding zinc ribbon domain-containing protein, producing MSKSLRLSEKWFRRGLWLVAVVFASFLIGLGGALVGDLPQVERALQLDDFIDRAAAEPLRAGVREAERTERQAARELEQAELKLSVAQQASHTARETFGNWVATRRATAQPDQDAELIARTRALDGLKAKEDEAQQKVDAQQQVALDARQAQEAAQQKLAVLEADAQEKLRAEYRRVELRVFGYRLALTLPLLLVAGWLFVKKRKSTYWPFVWGFIFFALFAFFVELVPYLPSYGGYVRYVVGIVLTVLVGRYAIVALNRYLARQKLAEAQPDIVRREELSYDTALARLAKSVCPGCERPVDLKNPAIDFCPHCGIGLFDHCGACDARKSAFSKFCHACGTSAQTQTLSAQPTLAGASPA from the coding sequence ATGAGCAAATCTTTGCGACTGTCGGAGAAATGGTTTCGCCGCGGGCTGTGGCTGGTGGCGGTGGTGTTCGCCAGCTTCCTGATCGGGCTCGGCGGCGCGCTGGTGGGCGACCTGCCGCAGGTCGAACGGGCCCTGCAGCTGGACGACTTCATCGACCGCGCGGCGGCGGAGCCCTTGCGGGCCGGCGTGCGCGAGGCCGAACGCACCGAACGCCAGGCCGCCCGCGAGCTGGAGCAGGCCGAGCTGAAGCTGTCGGTCGCCCAGCAGGCCAGCCACACGGCCCGCGAGACCTTCGGCAACTGGGTCGCGACGCGCCGTGCCACTGCCCAGCCCGACCAGGACGCCGAACTCATCGCACGCACCCGTGCGCTCGACGGGCTGAAGGCGAAGGAAGACGAGGCGCAGCAGAAGGTCGACGCGCAGCAGCAGGTCGCGCTCGATGCCCGCCAGGCGCAGGAAGCGGCGCAGCAGAAGCTGGCCGTGCTGGAGGCCGACGCGCAGGAGAAGCTGCGTGCCGAATACCGCCGCGTCGAGCTGCGCGTGTTCGGCTACCGGCTGGCGCTCACGCTGCCCCTGCTGCTCGTGGCGGGCTGGCTCTTCGTGAAGAAGCGCAAGAGCACCTACTGGCCCTTCGTCTGGGGCTTCATCTTCTTCGCGCTCTTCGCCTTCTTCGTCGAGCTGGTGCCCTACCTGCCAAGCTACGGCGGCTATGTGCGCTACGTGGTGGGCATCGTGCTGACGGTGCTGGTCGGGCGCTACGCGATCGTCGCGCTCAACCGCTACCTGGCGCGCCAGAAGCTGGCCGAGGCGCAGCCCGACATCGTGCGGCGCGAGGAGCTGAGCTACGACACCGCGCTGGCGCGCCTGGCCAAGAGCGTGTGCCCCGGCTGCGAGCGCCCGGTGGACCTGAAGAACCCGGCGATCGATTTCTGCCCGCACTGCGGCATCGGCCTGTTCGACCACTGCGGCGCCTGCGATGCGCGCAAGAGCGCCTTCTCGAAGTTCTGCCACGCATGCGGCACGTCGGCACAGACGCAAACACTTTCGGCCCAGCCAACCCTGGCCGGCGCGTCGCCTGCGTGA
- a CDS encoding DUF2145 domain-containing protein, translating into MRVALRTALLVAAVVLAGLFLFPTESHAGRSCEPARPTAQQVQQGLTLAERTAQALDASGARVVLLARAGQDLGKYGLRWSHVGIAYKTDAGPWRVAHKLNQCGTAVSGLYRQGLGEFFLDDPWRYEAAWSVPTPAVQAQLSALLGVAPVDGIGRLHTPAYSLVSYAWADKYQQSNQWVIETLALAMAPSTIADRGQAQAWLRLKGYTPTTLKLGPLTRLGGRMSKANVAFDDHPNDKRLSDRIETVTADSVFAWLQRSGLGAAPVTLGL; encoded by the coding sequence ATGCGCGTGGCGCTGCGCACCGCGCTGCTCGTGGCGGCGGTCGTGCTGGCCGGCCTGTTCCTCTTCCCGACCGAATCGCACGCGGGCCGCTCGTGCGAGCCGGCGCGTCCGACGGCACAGCAGGTGCAGCAGGGCTTGACCTTGGCCGAACGCACGGCGCAGGCGCTGGACGCCAGCGGTGCGCGCGTGGTGCTGCTGGCGCGCGCCGGCCAGGACCTCGGCAAGTACGGGCTGCGCTGGTCGCACGTCGGCATCGCCTACAAGACCGACGCCGGCCCGTGGCGCGTGGCGCACAAGCTCAACCAGTGCGGCACGGCAGTCTCCGGTCTCTATCGCCAGGGCTTGGGCGAGTTCTTCCTCGACGACCCCTGGCGCTACGAGGCGGCGTGGTCGGTGCCCACACCGGCCGTGCAGGCGCAACTGTCCGCGCTGCTGGGCGTGGCGCCGGTCGATGGCATCGGGCGCCTGCACACGCCGGCCTACAGCCTGGTGAGCTATGCGTGGGCCGACAAGTACCAGCAGTCGAACCAGTGGGTGATCGAGACGCTGGCGCTGGCCATGGCGCCGTCGACCATCGCCGACCGCGGCCAGGCGCAGGCGTGGCTGCGCTTGAAGGGCTACACGCCGACCACGCTCAAGCTCGGCCCGCTCACGCGGCTGGGCGGGCGCATGAGCAAGGCCAATGTGGCTTTCGACGACCATCCGAACGACAAGCGCTTGTCCGACCGCATCGAGACCGTCACGGCCGATTCGGTGTTCGCCTGGCTGCAGCGCAGCGGGCTGGGTGCGGCGCCGGTCACACTCGGCCTGTAG
- a CDS encoding YiaA/YiaB family inner membrane protein has protein sequence MQNLPSTVSLQRDTRAWQFQVWTSFGIAVSLCAIGLGWLPGAALDRAFMVMGYVFCLSAAFVLAKFVRDNQHGAARSAGDTPMWKLVVWGGFLTAMALTGWGLLRMEIHETYKAFLGVSWLFLISTAFTLAKTLRDRHEADLAEARLQGRREARAADSAAE, from the coding sequence ATGCAAAACCTTCCCTCCACCGTCTCCCTTCAGCGCGACACGCGGGCCTGGCAGTTCCAGGTGTGGACCTCCTTCGGCATCGCCGTGTCGCTCTGCGCGATCGGCCTGGGCTGGCTGCCCGGTGCGGCGCTCGACCGCGCCTTCATGGTGATGGGCTACGTGTTCTGCCTGTCGGCGGCGTTCGTGCTGGCGAAGTTCGTGCGCGACAACCAGCACGGCGCGGCCCGCTCCGCCGGCGACACGCCGATGTGGAAGCTGGTGGTCTGGGGCGGCTTCCTCACGGCCATGGCGCTGACCGGCTGGGGCCTGCTGCGCATGGAGATCCACGAGACCTACAAGGCTTTCCTGGGCGTGAGCTGGCTGTTCCTCATCAGCACGGCGTTCACCCTGGCCAAGACCCTGCGCGACCGCCACGAGGCCGACCTCGCCGAAGCCCGGCTGCAAGGCCGCCGCGAAGCCCGCGCTGCCGACAGCGCTGCGGAATGA
- a CDS encoding phosphatase PAP2 family protein — MAGLRDAFWGGLGAVPPAFWHAFTWLGDSGLLLPASVLIALLLWLSPGGGRWTAFSWCLAFGVGGALIVASKLAFMGWGLGSARFNFTGFSGHTAISTSVWSVALWMVAARRSPALRCVAVAAGWALGAAIGASRLAIFAHSVSEVAAGLLLGIAICLVFLWLVRRQPAPRAPWPVMLLGLLLPLAFQTPGAPAPTQDLLEAIAVRLAGIEQPYTRDDLQRM, encoded by the coding sequence ATGGCGGGGCTGCGCGACGCTTTCTGGGGCGGCCTCGGTGCGGTGCCGCCGGCGTTCTGGCACGCCTTCACCTGGCTGGGCGACAGCGGGCTGCTGCTGCCGGCGTCGGTGCTGATCGCGCTGCTGCTGTGGCTGTCGCCGGGCGGCGGACGCTGGACTGCCTTCAGCTGGTGCCTGGCCTTCGGTGTGGGCGGCGCGCTGATCGTGGCGTCGAAACTGGCCTTCATGGGCTGGGGCCTGGGCAGCGCGCGTTTCAACTTCACCGGGTTCAGCGGCCACACGGCGATCAGCACCAGCGTGTGGTCGGTGGCCCTCTGGATGGTCGCGGCGCGGCGGTCGCCGGCCCTGCGCTGCGTGGCGGTGGCCGCCGGCTGGGCCCTGGGCGCGGCCATCGGCGCCTCGCGCCTGGCAATCTTCGCGCACTCGGTGTCGGAGGTGGCGGCGGGCCTGCTGCTGGGCATCGCGATCTGCCTCGTTTTCCTGTGGCTGGTGCGCCGTCAGCCGGCGCCCCGGGCGCCCTGGCCGGTGATGCTGCTCGGGCTGTTGCTGCCGCTGGCGTTCCAGACGCCGGGCGCGCCGGCGCCCACGCAGGACCTGCTCGAAGCCATCGCCGTCCGGCTGGCCGGCATCGAGCAGCCCTACACCCGGGACGATCTCCAGCGGATGTGA